A portion of the Amyelois transitella isolate CPQ chromosome 2, ilAmyTran1.1, whole genome shotgun sequence genome contains these proteins:
- the LOC106143173 gene encoding uncharacterized protein LOC106143173: MALSVALPLTGLETDNFNSFSSFDHIIDIAGLSQSSPSPSNSSESSGIGSLGSLKSESVNNDSIPSSPQTTEKKIFDTVVQPQPRPKEEDEEIKIMYGGRDILNLMANLTDPRWNYRPTVLPPNNPALFFANRSQYHRLGPYAARTQYVKDTCPDCGFTWVVAATD, translated from the exons ATGGCTCTAAGCGTTGCACTACCCCTGACTGGTTTGGAGACGGATAATTTCAATTCGTTCAGCTCGTTCGACCATATCATTGACATAGCGGGATTGTCTCAATCTAGCCCCAGCCCATCAAATTCTAGTGAGTCTAGCGGTATCGGCTCACTGGGCTCGCTCAAGTCGGAATCAGTCAACAATGACTCCATACCGTCTAGCCCTCAGACAACAGAAAAG aaaatatttgacacGGTTGTACAGCCACAGCCACGTCCAAAAGAAGAAGATGAGGAAATCAAAATCATGTATGGGGGACGTGACATCTTGAATCTGATGGCCAATCTCACTGACCCGCGATGGAACTACCGCCCCACCGTGCTGCCACCGAACAACCCGGCTTTGTTCTTTGCTAACCGATCACAATACCATCGTCTTGGACCATATGCTGCTCGCACACAGTATGTAAAAGATACATGCCCTGATTGTGGCTTTACATGGGTGGTCGCCGCCACAGATTGA